The genomic interval AGCATCAGAGAATTCATTCTGGAGAGAAGCCTTATGACTGTAATGAGTGTGGCAAAGCCTTCAGTGCACAATTATCTCTTATTcagcatcagagaattcatacagGAGAAAAGTcctatgaatgtaatgaatgtggaaaaTCCTTTAGCCTGAACCGAACTCTAACTGTCcatcagagaattcacactggagagaaaccttatagGTGCAATGAATGTGGAAAATCCTTTAGTCAGCGCTCACAAGTTACTCAGCATAAGAGAATTCATACCGGCGAGAAGCCTTATATCTGTAATGAGTGTGGAAAATCATTTGGTGCTCACCTATCCCTTATCCAgcatcagagaattcacactggagagaaaccttatggTTGTAGTGAGTGTGGGAAAACCTTTAGTCAAAAGGGACATCTTATTCAGCACCAGTGAattcacacaggagagaaaccctatgaatgtagtGAGTGTGGAAAAGCTTTCAGCCAGAGTTTTAATCTTATTCACCATCAAAGAACACACAATGGTGAGAAGCcctatgaatgtaatgaatgtgaTAAAGCCTTTAGTGTGCTTTCTTCCCTAGTTCAACACCAGAGAATACATaatggagagaaaccctatgagtgTCACaaatgtgggaaggcctttagCCAGGGGTCACACCTTATTCAGCATCAGAGGAGtcacactggtgagaaaccctatgAGTGTAATGAGTGTGGGAAAACCTTTGGACAGATATCCACCCTAATTAAGCATGAGAGAACCCACAATGGAGGGAAGCCCTATGAGTGCAGTgactgtgggaaagccttcagccAGAGTGCACACCTTATTCGCCATTGAAGAATTCACAGTAGAGAGAATCCCTATGAGTGCAGTGACTGTAGGAAGGCCTTCAGTGTTCACTCCTCTCTCATTCAGCATCACAGAATTCATACTGGTGAGAAACCTGATGAATGTAGCGAGTGTGGCAAGGCATTCAGTCAGCATTCATAATTTATccaacatcagagaattcataccaAAGAGAAACTCTACATGTGCAGTGAATGTGATAAATCCTTCAGTGCATGCTTATCCCTTATCCAACACaagagaattcacactggagagaaaccctgtgTATGCACCAAATGTGGAAAATCCTTCCGACAAAGCTCTCACCTTATTTgacatcagagaattcacagTGGGGAGCGACTTTATACATgaaatcaatgtggaaaaatctTCGGTCAGAGGATAACTCTTACTAGTCATGAGAAAATCCGTACAGTTCACATTAGAGAGCAAGCCTATGAATGTAGTAAGTGTGGGAACTCTAGTGCACAGTCGTCTTTTATTCAACACTGTACAGTTCACAGTGGAGATTAACTGAtcagtctataaattacttacaGTTATAGATTATACAAGAGTCATACTGGTGAGAAAAGAGTCACTATGGTTTTCCTTTTGGAGATTCAGTTCTTAAAGTATTTAACTCTCCCAGTGAGCTGCTAACTAAAGGCAGGCTGGTGAAGTATATAGTAATAATTCCATGATAACACACCTTCCCTCAGATTCAGAGGATGAGCCCCCTTCTTGAGTCCTGTAGATAGGTGAAACTTAATTATTTAGATGCTTTTCATAGCACCAGACCTTAAGGTGCAGTTAGGTATTTCATTTGACCACttgctcttcattccttttttattcccttccccttccccttcccctttccctctccctctttccctcttcccgccccccccccccaaactttctttctctttatcatttatttcaactTCAAGGAAAGTAGTTGAGATCCTTGCACTTTCAAGTGTGATGGAACCAGGCTGGGGTTTTCTTTGGCCTCAAGACGTTTTTATTCTGTTATGAGGAGTACGATACCTTAAGCTTCAAAAGTGTTATTTTTCAACATCAGGTAATTCACAGAGAACAGTGCCGAGACCGGCTCGGTTGTGGAAACCCCAACCCGGGTGGcactgaagaaattaagaaacagacacagagagagagagcaaaaaggTATGAGATGACAGGGATCCACAGAATTCCCAGCTGAGAGCCCCGAACAGAGTTTGACGCACACATTTATTTACAGCAAGCGATAATCATCATTTAACTAAAAGCATTCTTTGCAGGGAACAAAGTATTCTTTACTAGTGGCAAGACACAGGCTCTGGCATGTTTACTGCAGCTGGAACGTGTTGTTAAGGCATTGGTCGCTCATGCTATTGTTTGTGGTTCAGAAGCACTCTGAGCAGTCTTTCACCAAAGAGCAGGTCAGGTATTTCTTTCTCTCGCTCCAGTAAACCAACAACCACTAGCAATGTGCATCACTGTCATCATGAGGGTGTCATAGTGCTATAGATATCCTGTTTATGGCCAGTATCTTTAAGGCCTGTTTATGCCAGGCTTAGGGCCTGTTCCCAACAGAAGAGAAACATGATTATAAGCAAAAGTTTGTTAAGGTGAGTCTTATGTGTAGGTTAAAATAGTTGAGACCTTgctaaaaagtcaaataacacTGTACTGCACCTCCAGGTTTCCAAGAGTTAAGACACTGCCAGCAAGGGACTTGCAGCCTCAATACATCCAGCTGATTGAAAATGGGAAATGATACAGTTTACTTAAACAGGATTTGGTAGATGGGTCTTCTCCATGTGTTTTTATgaagagaaataaggaaaatgcCCCAAAGTGGGAGCCTATGGCTTATGGCTTTGCTTAACCATCACAGATAGCTATGTTCCAGTGCAAGAACAGAGTTCATGTCTTTTCCTGAGGTGGCTGGAAACCTGAATCTCCTGAAATTAAGTCAAAACTCAGTATTAACTCACCCAGCTCTCTTGGCTGCAGGCTGAGCCGGGGACTTGGAGCTTTTTAGCTAGTTGTAACTTCCTCTAGAGAAGAACTTTTAAGaaggatgaaaaaagaaattcagtttcCCCTAAGGTTGTCTGTTTTGAGGTTCATTAGGAGATGACAGAAGGGTTAGGAAGCTGTCTCAGTGTCTTTCTTGAGGCCTGTGATTAGAGAaccaaatcagaaaataatatatttttttgtttgattcCTGTTTACATACAATGGAGGTGTTTACTTAACTAAGAACCTCAGTGTTTATTCAAATCCTGATTTAGTTTTTATGGCTAAAATA from Saimiri boliviensis isolate mSaiBol1 chromosome 15, mSaiBol1.pri, whole genome shotgun sequence carries:
- the LOC141581515 gene encoding LOW QUALITY PROTEIN: uncharacterized protein LOC141581515 (The sequence of the model RefSeq protein was modified relative to this genomic sequence to represent the inferred CDS: substituted 3 bases at 3 genomic stop codons), whose translation is MESQTAKSKDHVRNNFKEAKEISKTQGKLENWWRKYAVEGIKNSFSQKSSFRAIVMRCVKTLSGENVQKFNTFGEDCITDSNLAKHLRVSREESLYPNVSSVENLQHEELINLQSFQLGERACQTDVLVKVPRQSSVLSENQRMNNPERPFECTRCETTFHQNRAFNQHQRIHSGEKPYECNECGKAFSRPSVFSKHQRIHTGRKPYICKDCGKSFSAHSYFIQHCKIHTGEKAYECIKCRKAFSTHLSYMQHLKIHTGEKPHECNQCGKAFSHSSNLIHHQRIHSGEKPYQCKECGKAFNRQSHLTQHQRIHSGEKPYDCNECGKAFSAQLSLIQHQRIHTGEKSYECNECGKSFSLNRTLTVHQRIHTGEKPYRCNECGKSFSQRSQVTQHKRIHTGEKPYICNECGKSFGAHLSLIQHQRIHTGEKPYGCSECGKTFSQKGHLIQHQXIHTGEKPYECSECGKAFSQSFNLIHHQRTHNGEKPYECNECDKAFSVLSSLVQHQRIHNGEKPYECHKCGKAFSQGSHLIQHQRSHTGEKPYECNECGKTFGQISTLIKHERTHNGGKPYECSDCGKAFSQSAHLIRHXRIHSRENPYECSDCRKAFSVHSSLIQHHRIHTGEKPDECSECGKAFSQHSXFIQHQRIHTKEKLYMCSECDKSFSACLSLIQHKRIHTGEKPCVCTKCGKSFRQSSHLI